One window of Chloroflexus aggregans DSM 9485 genomic DNA carries:
- a CDS encoding histone deacetylase family protein produces MTTAIVIDQRFDLHTWHGHVEHAGRLQAIQRALQTSGLLPSLMQLPIRAATEAELLAVHSSHMLHRVRQLASYGGGQIDSDTYVTADSWDVGLLAAGATIAMVEAIAEGRCHNGFALVRPPGHHATDVRSMGFCLFNNIAIAARVLLDRYDIRRLAIVDFDVHHGNGTQDIFYRDGRVLFCSTHASPLYPGTGAVYETGDPHMANGTTLNVPLPYGTGDEGYDRVFRQVIGPAIHQFQPEILLVSAGFDAHWSDPIGPMALSVHGFARLVQHLLTWAQTLCNGRIGFVLEGGYNIAALTASVIATLRLMLGMDPGPDPLGKMNAPEPNIDRIITTLHTQHPLLIQAGYQGVA; encoded by the coding sequence ATGACAACAGCTATCGTGATCGATCAGCGGTTTGATTTACATACATGGCACGGCCATGTCGAACATGCCGGACGGTTGCAAGCGATTCAGCGGGCATTGCAAACATCTGGACTGCTACCCAGCCTTATGCAACTCCCGATTCGCGCCGCAACCGAAGCTGAACTGCTGGCCGTGCATAGTTCACATATGCTGCACCGGGTCCGCCAATTGGCCAGCTACGGCGGCGGTCAAATCGATAGTGATACCTACGTGACTGCCGATTCATGGGACGTGGGGCTGTTAGCCGCCGGTGCAACTATTGCTATGGTCGAAGCCATTGCCGAAGGCCGTTGCCATAATGGCTTTGCATTGGTACGTCCACCCGGCCACCACGCGACCGATGTGCGCTCGATGGGGTTCTGTCTCTTCAACAATATCGCCATCGCCGCACGTGTCTTGCTCGACCGCTACGACATTCGGCGGCTCGCCATCGTTGACTTCGACGTTCACCATGGCAATGGCACCCAAGACATCTTTTATCGCGATGGACGGGTGCTCTTTTGTTCTACCCATGCTTCGCCACTCTATCCCGGCACCGGTGCAGTGTACGAAACCGGTGATCCGCATATGGCAAACGGTACCACACTGAATGTTCCTCTTCCTTACGGGACAGGGGATGAGGGCTACGATCGTGTGTTTCGACAGGTGATCGGCCCGGCCATCCATCAGTTCCAACCCGAAATATTGCTGGTTTCGGCCGGATTTGACGCACACTGGAGCGATCCGATTGGACCGATGGCACTGTCGGTCCACGGATTTGCCCGTCTCGTTCAGCATCTTCTAACGTGGGCACAGACCTTATGTAACGGACGGATCGGGTTCGTGCTTGAGGGTGGTTACAATATAGCGGCTCTTACTGCAAGTGTCATTGCCACCCTACGCCTCATGCTAGGGATGGATCCGGGACCAGACCCACTCGGAAAGATGAATGCACCCGAACCGAATATTGATCGGATTATTACCACGTTACACACGCAACATCCGTTACTCATACAAGCAGGCTATCAAGGAGTCGCATGA
- a CDS encoding methyltransferase domain-containing protein, with translation MSHRIEIVVPSGLEALARAEAQRIAGLRLDPPTASGVIQATMRGSLPALFDLRCATSVFVVRTFAIPRPRALLGDEHLRAVLAMITMVQRLHPAGTFQTLFLSAAGADSSVLQRFKHTLSERLGLAVGAEDGDLLLRLRPSVRSGWDLLVRLTPRPLATRPWRVCNREGALNGPVAHAMALLSRPHPTDRVLNIGCGSGTLLIERLLIGPAVQALGCDTDPAALACAYRNVAAAGLGRNVLLYDWDAQALPLPTASMDVILADLPFGHLVGSHTTNLSLYPALLREAARVTRASGRAVLISHEVRLMERTLAELPVWHCEQQLRVDLGGLYPRIFVLRRRDD, from the coding sequence ATGTCGCATCGAATTGAAATCGTCGTTCCGTCTGGCTTAGAAGCACTTGCGCGCGCTGAAGCTCAGCGCATCGCCGGTCTCCGGCTCGATCCGCCGACTGCGAGCGGTGTGATCCAGGCGACAATGCGAGGATCGTTACCGGCGTTGTTCGACCTCCGCTGCGCCACATCGGTTTTCGTCGTTCGCACGTTTGCGATTCCGCGCCCACGGGCGTTGCTTGGTGATGAGCACCTCCGTGCTGTGCTGGCAATGATTACGATGGTCCAACGTCTCCATCCGGCCGGTACGTTCCAAACGCTATTCCTTAGTGCTGCCGGTGCCGATAGCAGCGTGTTACAGCGGTTCAAGCACACGCTTAGCGAACGGCTAGGGCTGGCCGTTGGCGCGGAAGATGGCGATCTTCTGCTACGGTTACGCCCAAGTGTGCGGTCGGGTTGGGATCTGTTGGTACGCCTGACGCCTCGCCCACTCGCGACCCGACCGTGGCGTGTGTGTAATCGTGAAGGTGCGTTGAATGGGCCGGTCGCCCATGCGATGGCACTCCTCAGCCGTCCGCATCCAACCGATCGGGTACTTAATATTGGCTGTGGTTCAGGCACGTTGCTTATCGAACGGCTGTTGATTGGCCCGGCGGTACAGGCACTCGGTTGCGATACCGATCCGGCCGCGCTGGCGTGCGCGTACCGGAATGTGGCTGCTGCCGGACTTGGGCGTAACGTGTTGTTGTATGACTGGGATGCGCAAGCGCTGCCGTTGCCGACCGCGAGTATGGATGTCATTCTGGCCGATTTACCGTTTGGGCATCTGGTTGGCTCCCATACGACGAATCTATCCCTCTATCCGGCCTTATTGCGCGAGGCAGCACGGGTTACACGCGCATCCGGCAGAGCCGTGCTAATTAGTCACGAAGTGCGCTTGATGGAACGTACCCTTGCCGAACTACCGGTCTGGCATTGTGAGCAACAATTGCGTGTTGATTTGGGTGGTCTCTACCCGCGCATCTTTGTGCTCCGCCGGCGTGATGATTGA
- the hisA gene encoding 1-(5-phosphoribosyl)-5-[(5-phosphoribosylamino)methylideneamino]imidazole-4-carboxamide isomerase, with translation MEIIPAIDIKDGRCVRLYQGDFAQMTVYADDPVAVARRWQAQGATRIHVVDLDGARTGRPQNVDAVLAITQTVQIPVQLGGGLRREEDVAAALALGVERVIIGTAAIVETELVARLLERFGERIIIGIDARNGMVATDGWTVTSTIAATDLAGQMAALGARRFIYTDISRDGALSGPNFTALAELVKPDGPAIIASGGIANLDHIRQLAQIGVEGVIIGKALYTGAIYLPEAIAIAQTATG, from the coding sequence ATGGAGATTATTCCGGCCATTGATATAAAAGACGGACGCTGCGTGCGGCTGTATCAGGGCGACTTTGCCCAGATGACGGTATACGCCGACGATCCGGTAGCCGTAGCACGCCGGTGGCAAGCACAGGGCGCCACCCGCATTCACGTGGTCGATCTCGATGGTGCGCGTACCGGACGGCCCCAAAACGTTGATGCGGTCCTGGCGATTACCCAAACAGTACAGATCCCTGTCCAACTCGGCGGTGGTCTCCGGCGGGAAGAGGATGTTGCTGCCGCCTTGGCGCTTGGTGTAGAGCGTGTGATTATCGGTACGGCAGCCATTGTCGAAACCGAACTTGTCGCCCGCTTGCTCGAACGTTTTGGTGAACGGATCATTATCGGGATCGATGCGCGTAACGGGATGGTCGCGACCGATGGCTGGACGGTCACTTCAACCATCGCTGCCACCGATCTCGCCGGGCAGATGGCCGCACTCGGCGCACGCCGGTTCATCTATACTGACATCAGCCGCGATGGGGCACTGAGTGGACCAAATTTTACTGCACTGGCCGAGTTAGTCAAACCTGATGGTCCGGCCATTATTGCCAGCGGTGGCATTGCCAACCTTGATCATATCCGTCAACTGGCTCAGATCGGCGTAGAAGGTGTTATTATCGGCAAAGCGCTCTACACCGGTGCAATCTACTTGCCGGAGGCTATCGCGATTGCCCAAACTGCTACCGGATAG
- the hisH gene encoding imidazole glycerol phosphate synthase subunit HisH, translating into MIAVINYGAGNLPNVVRALQRVGAKLTITDDPHVIRSAHAVVLPGVGATADTMASLQQLGIADVLPEVIAAGTPFLGICVGMQVLLSASEEFGPHPCLDIVRGTVRRLPDSAGKIPQIGWNQLRIMPNFSDHPLFVGIPNGADVYFVHSYYCDVIEETIVAARTEYGIAFPSVIIRDRLAAVQFHPEKSGDYGLRLLANFVAWSNASPARG; encoded by the coding sequence ATGATTGCTGTGATTAATTATGGAGCCGGCAACCTACCCAATGTGGTACGTGCTTTGCAACGTGTCGGCGCCAAACTGACTATTACCGATGACCCACACGTCATTCGATCGGCACACGCCGTTGTTTTGCCCGGCGTAGGAGCAACTGCCGATACCATGGCGAGTCTACAACAGTTGGGGATTGCCGATGTGTTGCCGGAGGTGATAGCGGCAGGCACGCCGTTTCTCGGGATTTGTGTCGGTATGCAAGTGCTCTTAAGCGCGAGTGAAGAATTCGGGCCACATCCCTGTCTTGATATTGTGCGTGGCACAGTACGGCGTTTACCCGATAGCGCCGGTAAGATACCGCAAATCGGTTGGAATCAGCTCCGTATTATGCCGAACTTTAGCGATCACCCGCTCTTTGTCGGTATTCCTAATGGCGCCGATGTCTATTTTGTCCATTCTTACTATTGCGATGTTATTGAAGAAACAATCGTAGCCGCACGTACCGAGTATGGCATAGCCTTCCCGAGTGTTATTATTCGCGATCGGCTGGCCGCCGTCCAGTTTCACCCTGAAAAGAGTGGTGACTACGGCCTGCGTTTGCTGGCCAATTTTGTCGCATGGAGTAATGCTAGTCCGGCAAGAGGATAA
- a CDS encoding GNAT family N-acetyltransferase, which produces MNDQRGHQLRPSTITTRDGRTLRVRSLTATDADILERMFYRLSPESIYRRFFIAAEHASPELVRKSAQRLAAIKPHREAALVALADENGREEAIAVARFARLPHNPKVAEASILVRDDYHGRGVGRALLELLLEEARAANLERLIFLTHADNTAMIRLATGLGLPFHGRHADGLYEIHLLLQPQAVPEYAFIGTARG; this is translated from the coding sequence CCGCACGTTACGTGTGCGCAGCCTCACCGCTACCGATGCCGATATACTTGAGCGGATGTTTTACCGCTTATCGCCTGAATCGATCTATCGCCGCTTTTTTATCGCTGCTGAGCATGCCTCACCGGAGCTGGTGCGTAAATCGGCGCAGCGCCTTGCTGCGATCAAACCTCATCGTGAAGCGGCGTTGGTTGCATTGGCCGATGAGAACGGGCGTGAGGAGGCCATCGCCGTTGCGCGGTTTGCGCGCTTACCCCATAACCCTAAGGTAGCGGAAGCATCAATATTGGTGCGTGACGATTATCATGGTCGCGGTGTGGGTCGGGCATTGCTCGAATTGTTGCTGGAGGAAGCGCGCGCAGCTAATCTCGAACGCTTGATCTTTTTGACCCATGCCGATAATACTGCTATGATCCGCTTAGCGACCGGGCTTGGGCTGCCGTTCCATGGTCGTCACGCCGATGGTTTGTACGAGATTCATCTGTTATTGCAGCCGCAGGCTGTGCCAGAATATGCGTTTATCGGCACTGCACGAGGATAA
- a CDS encoding glycoside hydrolase 5 family protein gives MDIGTTVWPPMPARPQALAASWSSYDHGALRDYLQRAREIGLQQVRFDLRWAEVQPGEQRISVSTLDGFHRGLDLAQANGLRIVVSLLGATLGPVLHLPDWSLGIPTQALTTQAMTELLNKPALTILDNASYRREPVRDLYTDPEMRSAQRYLLREVIGNFATHPAIHGWLLAAGWERVRPPTDHRDMAAWWADLAELARTHGANRLFGQVDAATLSSRAGLRPYDIAMAGGEVVVSVGPWSPLGEGPPARGEAACFLHAIVAGLLAEEVNDTAATQVVVADLGWPTAPWPQLRGWQADEIFAQPARTFLADEEAVATAIQHTLPALAQAGAAAVWLTGMVDPTEDQWKIPPFDRSWVVRTWGLWAADGRPKAGWEALREVIGNLPVKHSLPTLPVEPDRFWRDPAHELRRLWQEYRAEMV, from the coding sequence ATGGACATCGGAACCACAGTATGGCCACCAATGCCGGCACGTCCTCAAGCATTGGCCGCAAGTTGGTCGAGCTACGACCACGGAGCATTACGCGACTATCTGCAACGTGCCCGCGAAATCGGGTTACAACAGGTACGGTTTGATCTGCGCTGGGCCGAAGTGCAGCCGGGTGAACAACGGATATCGGTCAGTACGCTCGACGGCTTTCACCGCGGGCTGGATCTTGCGCAGGCAAACGGTCTGCGGATCGTCGTTTCATTGCTTGGTGCGACGTTAGGGCCGGTACTCCATCTACCGGACTGGTCACTCGGTATACCGACACAGGCACTCACAACCCAAGCGATGACCGAGCTGCTAAACAAGCCGGCTTTAACCATCCTTGACAACGCCTCTTACCGTCGCGAACCGGTTCGTGATCTCTACACCGATCCGGAGATGCGGTCTGCCCAGCGTTATCTCCTGCGTGAAGTAATCGGTAATTTTGCAACACATCCTGCCATTCACGGCTGGCTGCTCGCTGCCGGCTGGGAGCGGGTACGCCCACCAACCGATCACCGGGATATGGCGGCATGGTGGGCCGATCTCGCCGAGCTCGCTCGCACGCATGGAGCAAACCGCTTGTTCGGCCAAGTCGATGCTGCAACGCTCAGCAGCCGGGCCGGTTTGCGCCCTTACGATATTGCCATGGCCGGGGGCGAGGTGGTCGTGAGTGTTGGGCCATGGTCTCCACTCGGTGAAGGACCACCGGCCCGTGGTGAGGCAGCTTGCTTTCTCCACGCCATAGTCGCCGGCCTGTTGGCCGAAGAGGTCAACGATACCGCTGCCACCCAAGTCGTAGTCGCCGATCTCGGTTGGCCAACTGCACCATGGCCTCAACTCCGTGGCTGGCAGGCCGATGAGATCTTTGCCCAACCGGCACGAACCTTTTTGGCCGATGAAGAAGCCGTCGCAACCGCGATCCAACACACCTTACCGGCATTAGCGCAGGCCGGCGCGGCAGCAGTCTGGCTGACGGGAATGGTCGATCCTACTGAAGATCAATGGAAGATACCGCCATTTGACCGTAGTTGGGTAGTGCGCACGTGGGGCCTGTGGGCCGCAGACGGTCGCCCGAAAGCCGGTTGGGAAGCGTTGCGTGAGGTAATCGGTAACCTGCCGGTCAAGCACTCTTTACCAACTTTACCCGTTGAACCTGACCGATTCTGGCGCGATCCGGCTCACGAACTACGCCGTCTCTGGCAAGAATACCGCGCCGAGATGGTATAA
- the trmD gene encoding tRNA (guanosine(37)-N1)-methyltransferase TrmD — MRFDILTLFPAMFQGPLTESILKRAQQAGKITIHLHDIRDWATDRHRTVDDAPYGGGAGMVMKAEPLAAAIRAVQAADEPGGPVVLLTPDGELFNQSIARELATLPRLILVCGHYEGIDERVRERLVDREISIGDYVLTGGELAAMVVVDAVARLVPGVIDSESIVEESHSDFLLEYPHYTRPAVWEGLAVPSILLSGHHGEIARWRRSERLRRTLARRPDLLARAAAAGVLTKADLALLAEWGWDGMSEGGWMS, encoded by the coding sequence ATGCGATTCGATATTCTTACCCTCTTTCCGGCGATGTTTCAGGGGCCGCTGACCGAGAGTATTCTCAAGCGAGCGCAGCAGGCCGGTAAGATTACGATCCATCTGCACGATATTCGTGATTGGGCTACCGATCGCCATCGTACCGTTGATGATGCACCCTACGGCGGTGGCGCCGGGATGGTGATGAAGGCCGAGCCGCTGGCCGCGGCGATTCGGGCGGTGCAAGCTGCCGATGAGCCGGGTGGACCGGTTGTCTTATTGACACCCGATGGCGAACTGTTCAACCAGAGCATTGCCCGCGAGTTAGCTACCTTGCCGCGTTTGATCTTGGTCTGTGGTCATTATGAGGGGATTGACGAGCGTGTGCGTGAGCGGCTGGTCGACCGTGAGATCAGTATTGGCGATTATGTGTTGACCGGTGGTGAGCTGGCGGCAATGGTGGTCGTCGATGCGGTGGCTCGCCTGGTGCCAGGAGTGATCGATAGCGAGTCGATTGTGGAAGAGAGCCACAGTGATTTCTTGCTCGAATACCCGCACTACACCCGTCCGGCGGTCTGGGAGGGTTTGGCGGTGCCATCGATCTTGCTGTCGGGGCATCACGGTGAGATCGCGCGTTGGCGGCGATCCGAGCGGCTCCGCCGTACATTGGCCCGCCGGCCCGATCTGCTTGCGCGGGCTGCCGCAGCCGGTGTGTTGACGAAGGCCGACCTGGCGCTGTTGGCGGAGTGGGGATGGGATGGAATGAGTGAGGGGGGATGGATGAGTTAG
- the polA gene encoding DNA polymerase I: MARPLLILVDGHALAYRAFFALRESGLRSSRGEPTYAVFGFAQILLTALAEYRPDYVAVAFDVGRTFRDDLYAEYKAGRAETPEEFYPQFERIKQLVQALSIPIYTAEGFEADDVIGSLARQATEQGVDTIILTGDTDTLQLVNEHVRVALANPYGGKTSTTLYDVEQVRKRYDGLEPAQLADLRGLKGDSSDNIPGVRGIGEKGAITLLKQFGSLDKLLDNIEAAPKRYQHLLREQADQARSSRHLATIVTDAPVQLDLAKCRLGVYDRAAVMALLQELEFGVSSNLIKKLPSVVQAATVATLPADLPTAPQGSVQLALFANESASPTMVSSVTSAQIVRDPQALAELVQRLRAAPGFAFDTECTSLQAVGSHLVGIALAIAPNDAYYVPVGHEEGEQLPLADVVAALGPLFADPNIPKFAHNAKFDAEVLAGVGIQVAGLAFDTMIAAAMLGKRQGLKDLAFYELKLPEPPTTIEDLIGRGSKQISFAAVPIEQAAPYAAADALHTLLLTETLRGQLTTDTALRDLYYRVELPLIDVLTDMELTGILLDHEYLRELGKRFAQRIAELTEQIYAKAGGPFNINSGQQLNEVLFERLGINPRDYGLSKLKSGGYSITAEVLEELSQLYPIAADILAYRQLTKLKSTYIDALPQLVNPRTGRIHTSYNQIGAATGRLSSNNPNLQNIPVRTEEGREIRRAFVAAPGHRFVAADYSQIELRVLAHISGDENLIAAFQQGLDIHAATASRLFGVAPDQVDKNQRRVAKTVVFGVIYGISAFGLAQRLGIERDLARQLIDNLFEQFPGIRRYIDQTLAFGRQHGYVQTLFGRRRVMEDLRASGARRAAAEREAINAPIQGTAADIMKMAMVYVHRALRERGLRTRLLLQVHDELIAEAPEEEVPAAAHLLREVMSNTYQLVVPLGVNLETGPNWEEMAAV; this comes from the coding sequence ATGGCGCGTCCGCTCTTGATTTTGGTTGACGGTCACGCACTGGCATATCGCGCATTCTTTGCTTTGCGCGAGAGCGGCTTGCGCTCGTCGCGAGGTGAACCGACGTATGCCGTCTTTGGGTTTGCTCAAATCTTGTTAACGGCACTTGCCGAGTACCGGCCCGATTATGTTGCGGTGGCGTTTGATGTTGGGCGAACGTTTCGCGATGACCTATACGCCGAATACAAAGCCGGTCGCGCCGAGACGCCGGAAGAGTTTTATCCGCAATTCGAGCGCATTAAACAGTTGGTGCAGGCGTTGTCAATCCCTATCTATACCGCCGAGGGGTTTGAGGCCGATGATGTCATCGGTAGCTTAGCTCGCCAGGCTACCGAGCAGGGTGTTGATACGATTATTCTTACCGGCGATACCGATACGCTACAACTGGTGAATGAGCACGTTCGGGTGGCGCTCGCCAATCCTTATGGCGGCAAGACGAGTACCACTCTGTACGATGTCGAACAGGTGCGTAAACGTTACGATGGCCTCGAGCCGGCGCAGTTGGCCGATCTGCGCGGTCTGAAGGGCGATTCATCCGACAATATCCCCGGTGTGCGCGGGATTGGTGAGAAGGGAGCGATTACCCTCCTCAAGCAGTTCGGTTCTCTCGATAAGCTCCTGGATAACATTGAGGCAGCGCCCAAGCGCTATCAACATCTCTTGCGTGAACAGGCCGACCAGGCGCGCTCGTCGCGGCATTTGGCGACGATCGTCACCGATGCGCCGGTGCAACTCGATCTGGCAAAGTGTCGGCTTGGCGTGTACGATCGTGCGGCAGTAATGGCTTTGCTCCAAGAGCTGGAGTTTGGGGTTAGCTCGAACCTGATCAAAAAGCTGCCGTCGGTCGTGCAAGCGGCGACGGTTGCAACTTTACCGGCCGATCTACCGACTGCACCACAAGGCTCGGTTCAGTTAGCGTTGTTTGCCAACGAGTCGGCATCGCCGACGATGGTTTCCTCGGTTACGTCGGCACAGATTGTCCGCGATCCGCAAGCGCTGGCCGAGTTGGTACAACGGTTGCGGGCTGCGCCGGGATTTGCATTCGATACCGAATGTACGAGTCTGCAAGCCGTCGGTAGTCATCTGGTAGGGATTGCGCTGGCTATCGCACCTAACGATGCCTACTACGTACCGGTTGGTCACGAGGAGGGTGAGCAGTTGCCGTTGGCCGACGTGGTGGCTGCACTTGGCCCGCTGTTTGCCGACCCCAACATACCCAAATTTGCCCACAATGCGAAGTTCGATGCCGAGGTATTGGCCGGTGTCGGCATACAGGTGGCCGGTCTGGCGTTTGATACCATGATCGCGGCGGCAATGTTAGGTAAACGACAAGGGTTGAAGGATCTGGCATTCTACGAATTGAAACTGCCCGAACCACCGACCACGATTGAAGATCTGATCGGGCGAGGTAGCAAGCAGATCAGCTTTGCTGCGGTACCGATCGAGCAAGCCGCTCCCTACGCCGCCGCCGATGCGCTGCATACCTTACTACTGACCGAAACCTTGCGCGGGCAACTCACAACTGACACCGCCCTCCGTGATCTCTACTATCGGGTCGAGCTACCGCTGATCGACGTGCTAACCGATATGGAGTTGACCGGTATCTTGCTCGATCACGAGTATCTGCGCGAACTGGGTAAACGGTTTGCCCAACGTATCGCCGAGCTGACCGAACAGATTTATGCGAAGGCCGGTGGGCCGTTTAATATCAATTCCGGCCAACAACTCAACGAGGTCTTGTTTGAGCGACTGGGTATCAATCCGCGTGATTATGGGCTGAGTAAGCTCAAGAGTGGTGGTTATTCGATTACTGCCGAGGTGTTAGAGGAGCTAAGCCAACTCTACCCGATTGCCGCCGATATTCTGGCTTACCGTCAGCTTACCAAGCTGAAGAGTACGTATATTGACGCTCTGCCCCAACTGGTGAATCCACGTACCGGACGCATCCATACCTCGTACAACCAGATCGGCGCTGCAACGGGTCGGCTGTCGTCGAATAATCCTAACCTGCAAAATATTCCGGTGCGCACCGAAGAGGGACGGGAAATCCGGCGCGCGTTCGTCGCTGCTCCGGGCCACCGTTTCGTCGCCGCCGACTACTCGCAGATTGAGTTGCGTGTGTTGGCCCACATCAGTGGCGACGAAAACCTGATCGCCGCTTTTCAGCAAGGTCTTGATATTCACGCCGCTACGGCCAGCCGACTGTTTGGCGTAGCCCCTGATCAGGTTGACAAAAACCAGCGTCGTGTCGCCAAGACGGTGGTGTTTGGCGTTATTTACGGAATTAGCGCTTTTGGTCTTGCCCAACGGCTAGGTATCGAACGCGATCTGGCGCGTCAATTGATCGACAACTTGTTCGAGCAGTTCCCCGGCATCCGCCGCTATATCGATCAAACGCTCGCATTTGGCCGGCAACACGGGTATGTGCAAACGTTGTTTGGCCGGCGGCGAGTGATGGAAGATTTGCGGGCGAGTGGAGCACGACGGGCGGCTGCCGAGCGCGAGGCGATAAACGCACCGATACAGGGCACTGCCGCCGACATCATGAAAATGGCGATGGTCTATGTCCATCGCGCTTTACGCGAACGCGGTCTCCGCACTCGTTTGCTCTTGCAGGTGCATGATGAGCTGATCGCCGAAGCGCCGGAGGAAGAGGTTCCAGCGGCAGCTCATCTGTTGCGTGAGGTGATGAGTAATACCTACCAATTGGTTGTGCCGCTCGGCGTCAATCTCGAAACCGGGCCTAATTGGGAAGAGATGGCGGCGGTGTGA
- a CDS encoding alpha/beta hydrolase: MTIRVGRSIVPMALTGAIGLLGGMVGLAYAVSWRVSPPPRRSYLDSYTFTPWELGLPYETVEFRSSDGLRLVGWWLPRPETNAVIVCSHGHSGSKDELLGIGSYCWRAGYNVLLFDYRGRGESDPWPKTLVSREVDDLLAALSYARQRVPDASIGVIGYSMGASVAILAAARDQSVKALVADSAFTAGDDIVSDSIAKVLPIPAALLVRLADAIVDRRHGYRFSQARPIDVIGQIAPRPVFLVHGTDDSVVPVSHSRRLYAAAREPRIIWEVSGAEHCGSYFVDRVGYCRRVVEFLDQYLRSVEA; this comes from the coding sequence ATGACGATCAGAGTAGGTCGCAGTATTGTCCCGATGGCGCTTACCGGCGCCATCGGTCTGTTAGGTGGGATGGTTGGTCTCGCTTACGCGGTGAGTTGGCGCGTAAGCCCCCCTCCGCGTCGGAGTTATCTCGATAGCTACACGTTTACGCCGTGGGAGCTGGGCCTCCCCTACGAGACGGTCGAGTTTCGCAGTAGCGATGGCTTGCGCTTGGTCGGTTGGTGGCTACCGCGACCGGAAACAAATGCGGTGATTGTGTGTAGCCACGGTCATTCCGGTAGCAAAGACGAGTTGCTCGGTATCGGGAGCTATTGTTGGCGCGCCGGCTACAACGTGCTACTCTTCGATTATCGTGGCCGTGGTGAGTCGGATCCGTGGCCGAAGACTTTGGTCAGTCGTGAAGTTGATGATCTGCTTGCCGCGTTGTCGTATGCTCGTCAGCGTGTGCCCGATGCGTCGATCGGCGTGATCGGTTACTCGATGGGAGCGTCGGTAGCAATTCTGGCTGCCGCTCGTGATCAGTCGGTCAAGGCGCTGGTGGCCGATAGTGCGTTTACCGCCGGCGATGATATTGTGTCTGATAGCATTGCGAAAGTGCTACCTATTCCGGCGGCCTTGCTCGTGCGGTTGGCCGATGCGATTGTTGACCGTCGCCACGGCTACCGCTTTAGCCAGGCCCGTCCAATCGACGTTATCGGTCAGATTGCGCCCCGACCGGTGTTTCTAGTCCACGGGACGGACGATTCAGTCGTGCCGGTCAGCCATAGCCGCCGGTTGTACGCTGCGGCTCGCGAGCCGCGAATCATATGGGAAGTTTCTGGCGCCGAGCATTGCGGCAGCTATTTCGTAGATCGAGTCGGTTATTGCCGGAGGGTGGTCGAGTTTCTTGATCAGTACCTGCGCAGTGTTGAGGCATAA